GTGCCGACCGTAATGATTTTCCCGCCTTTATCTTTCACATCATTCAGTAATCTGGCTGTGCCTTCCGTCATTTGATAAAATTCCGAATGCATTTCGTGGCTGTCAATATCGTCGACACTTACTGGACGGAATGTACCAAGCCCGACATGCAGCGTGATGAAGGCGATGTGGACACCCATCCCTTTAAGTTTCTCAAGCAAATCCTCCGTAAAATGCAGGCCAGCGGTAGGTGCCGCTGCAGATCCCCGTTCACGCGCATATACCGTTTGATAGCGGTCCTGGTCGTCGAGCTGTTCCTTGATGTATGGAGGTAACGGCATTTCGCCAAGCTTCTCCAGTATTTCATAAAATATGCCATCATATTTAAATTCAAGGATTCGGCCGCCATGCTCGAGCACGCCTGTACAGACGGCACTCAGCTTACCATCGCCAAAAACGATTGTCGAGCCTACTTTAATCCGTTTGGCCGGCTTCACAAGCGTTTCCCATACATCATCACGCTCTTGCTTAAGCAGCAATACTTCGATTTTTGCACCGGTTCCTTCTTTACTGCCGTATAGTCGGGCCGGAAGCACCTTCGTATCATTCAACACCAGGCAATCTCCCGGTTTGATATATTCCGTGATATGGCTGAATACATCATGCTGGAGCTTACCGGTTTCTTTGTCCAGCACCATCAATCTGCTGGCTTCCCTATCTTCCAAAGGAACTTGGGCAATTAGTTCCTCCGGTAAATGAAAATCAAACATATCCAATTTCATCTGTTCCACTTCCTTACGTGTCTATCAAGCTGTAATCATTATTTAAAACGGCCGATCAAATAAAAAATGGCGGACAACACAACACTGACGATGATTGATGTAACGATAGGAAAGTAAAACGTCGTATTCCCCTTTTTCAGAAAAATATCTCCCGGCAGCCTGCCGAGATGAATATATTTCATCGCAAATCCAATCACGAATATAATTACACCCAGAATCATAACCATCTTTGGTATATTCATCATTCAGGCATCTCCATGCCGAAATGCTCATAAACTAGCTGTGTTGCCATCCGGCCTCTTGGGGTACGCTGAAGAAAACCGACTTGTAACAGATATGGTTCATACACATCTTCGATCGTATGTGCCTCTTCGCCAATCGTTGCCGCAATCGTTTCCAGACCCACTGGTCCGCCACGGAATTTTTCAATGATCCCTTTAAGTAATTTATGGTCAATATGATCGAGTCCTAAACGGTCGACCTGCATTAATTCAAGCGCATAATCGGCAAGCTCGGCCGTTATCGTACCATCGCCGCGCACCTGGGCGAAATCCCGGACCCTCCGTAAAAGCCGATTGGCAATTCTCGGGGTGCCCCTTGACCTTCTTGCAAGCTCGGCTGCTGCTTGATCATCCATCTCCGTATCCATGATTCTTGCTGTACGGATGATGATATCAGTCAAATGGGGTTCCGTATAATATTCAAGACGGCTCAAAACGCCAAAACGGTCCCTGAGCGGTGCAGACAATGAGCCTGCACGCGTCGTGGCCCCTACGAGGGTGAACGGCGGCAAGTCGATCCTGATCGAACGGGCTTCCGGTCCCTTACCGACTACAATATCCAGACAAAAGTCCTCCATAGCCGGATATAGCACTTCTTCAACTACACGTGGAAGACGGTGAATCTCATCGATGAACAATACATCACCTGGTTCAAGTGCACTCAAAATGGCCGCCAGATCTCCCGGCCGCTCAATGGCGGGACCGGAAGTCGTGCGGATATTTACACCCATTTCATTGGCGATGATGACGGCAAGCGTCGTCTTTCCAAGACCAGGCGGTCCATATAAAAGTACATGATCGAGCGTTTCTTCACGCATCCTTGCCGCTTCGATGTATACACTTAAATTCGCTTTCACTTTATCCTGTCCGATATATTGCTTTAAGTTTTGAGGCCGCAGGCTTTGTTCAAAGGACAGTTCGTTCAAATCGGCTTCCTGATTGAATATTCTCTCCTCCATTGCGCCACTCCTTATCTTAACATCATTTGCAATGCTTTCTTAATATATTGCTCGGTCGTCATATCTTCAGCCTGCAATTTCTTGGCAACCTTTTGGATTTCCTTTTCAGAATAACCAAGAGCCTTCAATGCAAGAATGGCTTCATCCAATTCCTCCGTATAGCCATTTGGACTGAGTGCAGCCGTTACGCCTTCGTTAAACAAGCTTGGAAACGCATCCGGAATAATGTTCTCAAGTTTCCCTTTTAAATCGAGAATCATCTGCCGTGCCGTTTTCTTTCCTACTCCCGGGAATTTCACCAAAAACGATTCATCTTCATTTTCGATCGCCTGTACCACCTGATCAACCTGGCCTGATGCCAATATGGCTAGAGCACCCTTCGGCCCGATTCCCGTTACATTCAATAATTTTGTGAATAACGCCTTTTCTTGACGAGTCTGAAACCCGTATAATGCGGCCATATCCTCACGAACATAATGATACAGGAATACTTGAATTTCTTTCTGGTATTGAGCGGAAAAAATAAAAGGATTCGGTGTCATCACTTGATATCCGATCCCCCCATTTTCCACAACTATGTATTCAGGCCCAATATAATCGACCTTGCCTTTTATATAATCATACAAATTAATTCTCTCCCTGATTTTGCTGTACCTCTCATTTTATCATAAAAAGGGGGTGTTGTTCATTAAAAGTTATTTAGTAGGCGCAAAGACTTTTACAATAAAGGATATCCCGTTTCATTACATTTGAGGTATTATCCCTTCCTACAGTTTGTAGACAAATGGGGTTCTATCTATATTTTAAACAAGGTATTGGAACGGGTGTGCGAGACTCCTGCGGGGAAAGTGCGTCCAGGGGAGACCGTGGCATAAAGGCGCAGAGGGAGGAAAGCGAGTGCCTGGAGTCAACGTTCAAATTGTACAAACCCTAAAAAACTGCAGACAAACCCGATTTTCATCGAGTGTACCTACAGTCTGGAGGATGGGTGTCATCCCATCCTAATTTAACGAATATGGCTCATACTCTTTAATGAGCTGTTTATATTGGTCTTTATTCATGATTGGAATCCCTTTTTGCAGTTCCTCCTGCTTGTATGCTTCAAGTTTACCAACGTCTATTTGGTAGAAAGTATGAATGATCTTGGCATGCTCGGGCCTTCCGATAAAAATGGATAACGTACCATCTTCCCTCATCCCAAGGTAACCATTCGCTTTTAAAAGCGGAGATATGTCATTTTCAATTTTCTTCATGACAATCTGCTCTTCATTTTGATCGACCACTTTCCATCCTTCATATTTTGACCAAAAATCCTCCATCGACCAAATTGTTTCTGTCAATTTCTCTTCACTTAATTCGCCATCCAGATACATACGCTGAAGAATGACCTTCCTTTCAATAGGATCATTTTCCTTTTGAACGGTTTCTTCGGCAAAAACGGTTAAGCAAATTGGCAATATGAAAAGCGTCACGAAAAATTGGATTCTAAGTTGATTAATCAATATATTCACCTCTTAAGGCGTTTACTTTTTATGTAGTTTGACCCCAAATAAGGATTATTAACCAGAAAAAAATCAAAAAGAGCTGACTCCGTATTGGGTCAGCCCACTAATTATTTTAAGTGATTTTCGTGAATGTTAAGGTTATCGAACAAGTCATTGGCATCCAAAATGATCATTTCCCTCGTATCCCCATCCCGAAGATTGTTATCAAGTGTCATCGTCCTGAAATAGACACCTTCATCGGTGGTTACATATAGGGTACGGCCATTGGTAAGGGGTCCGATTTCCGTCTTGATTCTTTCTTTAACATCTTTTGCTTGGCTGTAGTCATCAAGCCGCAAGGCTACCAGCATTTCATCTTTCATGATGATTGTCCTGGCATCGATGACCGGCTCCATTTTATTGGCGATACCATTTACTTTATCGGCAAAAGCACCTTCATAAGAATTATAATAAGATGATTTTGCCTTAAGCGGTTTACTTTCATGTCCATGGTAGTTACGATCACTCTTACTGTACGCATCATCTTTATCGTATAAACCTTGCACCATATTCTCATAATTGATGTTGCGTACCAATGCATCTTTTTTATTGTACCCTGTATCATTGGTGATATTTTCATTTTCCGCTGCATTATTATTAGCACATCCAACCAAACTGACGGCGGCCAATACCGTACAAAGCGGATGTGCCCATTTTATTTTCTGCACCAATAACCCTCCCATTGCAATAGAATGAGCTATATTCCGCTCATAATTAGCATGGGTGTCGAACGGGAAATGTACTCTGTAAGATACGGCCAAAATCCCGTTTTAATTCCTATTAAGGGAAGAAATCCTTTCCGCCAATTTTTCATTCATCTCCATCCGCTCCGAAAAACCTTCCACGGTCATTTTCCAGACCGAATGAAGCTGGGAAGAACTTTTATTAAGACGATTCCATTCACGGAAAATATCGGTAGGATAAGTTAAAGCATATAAAAAGGCCAGGTCTGACTGATACCTTTGCATCTGCGGAACTTCCCACAGTTCGGTGGCCGCATCATCCAAATGAGGCGAAATTCGATTTGCATACTGTAAATAATCTATGCACCTCGGGGCTTTCGCCATTAAGTCAAAATCGATTAAGGTCAAAGTGCCGTCCGCCCTCCGCAAGAAATTATGGTGGGCACAATCACCATGAATGATGACTTTCTTTTCCTTATTCCATAAAGACTGATTTTTATCAAACCCCTCTAGCGACCATTCACCCCATCTAATCCATTCCTTGATAATATCTTCGGAAACATATTGGCGAACATATGAAAAGTTCTTTTTAAATAGTGATAAGCGTTCTTTCCACTTTTTTGATTGATTGAACACAGGAGCGTTAATGGAGATATGTTCCGACACATCATGGAAGCTTTCCAGTAACTGAATGCCCTCT
The DNA window shown above is from Peribacillus sp. FSL P2-0133 and carries:
- the queA gene encoding tRNA preQ1(34) S-adenosylmethionine ribosyltransferase-isomerase QueA; the encoded protein is MKLDMFDFHLPEELIAQVPLEDREASRLMVLDKETGKLQHDVFSHITEYIKPGDCLVLNDTKVLPARLYGSKEGTGAKIEVLLLKQERDDVWETLVKPAKRIKVGSTIVFGDGKLSAVCTGVLEHGGRILEFKYDGIFYEILEKLGEMPLPPYIKEQLDDQDRYQTVYARERGSAAAPTAGLHFTEDLLEKLKGMGVHIAFITLHVGLGTFRPVSVDDIDSHEMHSEFYQMTEGTARLLNDVKDKGGKIITVGTTSTRTLETIASRNDGVFKEENGWTSIFIYPGYEFKGIDAMITNFHLPKSTLIMLISALAGREHVLHAYETAVEEKYRFFSFGDAMLIK
- a CDS encoding DUF2905 domain-containing protein, with product MMNIPKMVMILGVIIFVIGFAMKYIHLGRLPGDIFLKKGNTTFYFPIVTSIIVSVVLSAIFYLIGRFK
- the ruvB gene encoding Holliday junction branch migration DNA helicase RuvB; its protein translation is MEERIFNQEADLNELSFEQSLRPQNLKQYIGQDKVKANLSVYIEAARMREETLDHVLLYGPPGLGKTTLAVIIANEMGVNIRTTSGPAIERPGDLAAILSALEPGDVLFIDEIHRLPRVVEEVLYPAMEDFCLDIVVGKGPEARSIRIDLPPFTLVGATTRAGSLSAPLRDRFGVLSRLEYYTEPHLTDIIIRTARIMDTEMDDQAAAELARRSRGTPRIANRLLRRVRDFAQVRGDGTITAELADYALELMQVDRLGLDHIDHKLLKGIIEKFRGGPVGLETIAATIGEEAHTIEDVYEPYLLQVGFLQRTPRGRMATQLVYEHFGMEMPE
- the ruvA gene encoding Holliday junction branch migration protein RuvA; this encodes MYDYIKGKVDYIGPEYIVVENGGIGYQVMTPNPFIFSAQYQKEIQVFLYHYVREDMAALYGFQTRQEKALFTKLLNVTGIGPKGALAILASGQVDQVVQAIENEDESFLVKFPGVGKKTARQMILDLKGKLENIIPDAFPSLFNEGVTAALSPNGYTEELDEAILALKALGYSEKEIQKVAKKLQAEDMTTEQYIKKALQMMLR
- a CDS encoding intercompartmental signaling factor BofC, translated to MINQLRIQFFVTLFILPICLTVFAEETVQKENDPIERKVILQRMYLDGELSEEKLTETIWSMEDFWSKYEGWKVVDQNEEQIVMKKIENDISPLLKANGYLGMREDGTLSIFIGRPEHAKIIHTFYQIDVGKLEAYKQEELQKGIPIMNKDQYKQLIKEYEPYSLN
- a CDS encoding YhcN/YlaJ family sporulation lipoprotein, which encodes MQKIKWAHPLCTVLAAVSLVGCANNNAAENENITNDTGYNKKDALVRNINYENMVQGLYDKDDAYSKSDRNYHGHESKPLKAKSSYYNSYEGAFADKVNGIANKMEPVIDARTIIMKDEMLVALRLDDYSQAKDVKERIKTEIGPLTNGRTLYVTTDEGVYFRTMTLDNNLRDGDTREMIILDANDLFDNLNIHENHLK
- a CDS encoding phosphotransferase, with the protein product MTTNYQGDSVFNTRLLSYLNRKPKKVHHIQSSVYLLTFEKGHPMILKGFDSFEKWDRQRELTSLLKQKGFHQTYYIHQNLMPFQFKEKWYGSMDYFPPSKKKFRYSNNKDRLEGIQLLESFHDVSEHISINAPVFNQSKKWKERLSLFKKNFSYVRQYVSEDIIKEWIRWGEWSLEGFDKNQSLWNKEKKVIIHGDCAHHNFLRRADGTLTLIDFDLMAKAPRCIDYLQYANRISPHLDDAATELWEVPQMQRYQSDLAFLYALTYPTDIFREWNRLNKSSSQLHSVWKMTVEGFSERMEMNEKLAERISSLNRN